In Gracilimonas sp., a single window of DNA contains:
- a CDS encoding Rne/Rng family ribonuclease — MKNQIIIHSSGNQTRIALLENNELAQLFIETEENQRTVGNIYVARVHKVLSGIRAAFIDMGTPKDAFLHFSDAGDHLDEYITRLNGPDAIPSHAKKDIQNKDNLSNVEKQVLAGKILRTGQKLLVQIVKEPIGSKGPRISTDITIAGRFLVLIPMGDYIAVSKKIGHYKERRRLKGILNNMVPDGFGVIVRTVAQGQEKKALEDDLRSVLKKWEQIVDKLEDAKPPALLYRDLNMTESLIRDLFAKNYDRVLIDDPQLYRQIKSYVSQIAPQMVPNVELYKGKEHIFDFMKIAHDVNSIFSPRVRMKSGGYLIFEQTEAMYVVDVNSGPYAAKKRQEDNSLKTNLEAAREIAKQLRLRDIGGIIVVDFIDLRDDKNRKKIYDELKKEFVKDPAKTNVIGMSDFGLVQITRQRIRPSVVNSVSKVCPVCGGSGNVVTEDTILTDLETWLSKFKHNTNYRAVDLYVNPYLKSVLTKGLMSTRWKWMVKYRIKISLIGDETVSMNEFRATLVGSDIDITDIVMRDESIEEVLDREGELIELESGKGDKEGLDISKKEHKSGNRSSGLNDKSNGRGNSKYYKSSN, encoded by the coding sequence ATGAAAAATCAAATTATTATACACTCTTCGGGCAATCAGACCCGTATCGCGCTTTTAGAAAACAACGAGTTAGCGCAGCTATTCATAGAAACAGAAGAAAACCAGCGTACTGTTGGTAATATATATGTAGCCAGAGTTCATAAGGTATTAAGCGGCATTCGGGCTGCTTTTATTGACATGGGTACACCCAAAGATGCTTTTCTGCACTTTTCTGATGCAGGTGACCACCTTGATGAATATATCACCAGACTTAATGGTCCTGATGCTATTCCAAGTCACGCCAAAAAGGATATTCAAAATAAAGACAATCTCTCCAATGTTGAGAAGCAGGTCTTGGCTGGAAAAATCCTTCGTACCGGCCAAAAACTTCTGGTCCAGATAGTAAAAGAGCCCATAGGTTCGAAGGGACCGCGAATTTCAACCGATATCACTATCGCCGGTCGCTTTTTAGTGCTGATTCCGATGGGTGATTATATCGCCGTTTCAAAAAAGATCGGCCATTATAAAGAACGCCGGCGATTAAAAGGAATCTTAAACAATATGGTTCCTGATGGATTTGGGGTAATTGTGAGAACCGTCGCTCAAGGACAGGAAAAGAAAGCTTTGGAAGATGATCTTCGAAGCGTCCTTAAGAAGTGGGAACAAATTGTTGATAAGCTTGAAGATGCCAAACCTCCTGCCCTTCTGTATCGAGATTTGAATATGACGGAGAGTTTGATTCGCGACTTATTTGCAAAAAATTACGATCGCGTTTTAATTGATGACCCGCAACTCTATCGTCAGATTAAGTCTTACGTAAGCCAGATAGCACCACAGATGGTGCCGAATGTAGAACTTTATAAAGGCAAAGAGCACATTTTTGACTTCATGAAGATTGCTCATGACGTAAACTCAATCTTTAGTCCCCGTGTGCGCATGAAATCGGGCGGCTACCTGATCTTCGAGCAAACTGAAGCTATGTATGTGGTAGATGTAAACTCGGGCCCTTACGCAGCTAAAAAACGTCAGGAAGATAATTCCCTGAAAACAAACCTTGAAGCAGCGCGAGAAATAGCAAAACAACTTCGTTTGCGGGATATCGGAGGTATTATCGTAGTTGACTTCATTGATCTTCGTGATGATAAAAACCGCAAGAAAATCTACGATGAGCTCAAGAAAGAATTTGTTAAAGATCCTGCCAAAACTAACGTCATAGGAATGAGCGACTTCGGCTTGGTTCAAATTACCCGCCAGCGTATTCGCCCAAGCGTAGTCAATTCCGTTTCCAAAGTATGCCCGGTTTGTGGCGGTTCCGGAAATGTTGTTACCGAAGATACTATTCTCACAGATCTGGAAACCTGGTTAAGTAAATTTAAACACAATACCAATTACCGTGCAGTTGATTTGTATGTAAATCCATACTTAAAATCTGTTCTGACAAAAGGTCTGATGAGTACAAGATGGAAATGGATGGTTAAATACCGTATTAAAATCTCCCTCATTGGTGACGAAACCGTATCCATGAATGAATTTCGCGCCACATTAGTTGGCTCCGATATCGACATTACTGATATTGTAATGAGAGATGAGTCAATTGAGGAAGTGTTAGACCGTGAAGGCGAACTTATTGAGCTTGAGAGTGGAAAAGGAGACAAAGAAGGATTGGATATTTCCAAAAAAGAACATAAATCCGGAAACAGATCGTCAGGACTTAATGACAAATCGAACGGAAGAGGTAATTCCAAGTACTATAAGTCTTCCAATTAA
- the murA gene encoding UDP-N-acetylglucosamine 1-carboxyvinyltransferase: MDKFIIKGGTPLKGTIPISGSKNAALPLMAASLLGNSPSVIQNIPKLKDIYTFNNVIRVVGAHVDFKEDENTLVIDPTHINHLEAPYDLVRKMRASFYMLGALVGKHGFAKVSLPGGCAWGPRPVDLHLKGMEAMGIDISLEKGYVIAKAGDKVEGGSFKLEPSSVGATVNLVLASVLKAEKFTIKNAAKEPDVVQLCNFLVEMGANIQGIGTDTLTIKAVDELQGIKVSNDPDRIELGTFMIAGAMFPGSDLTLNGCNPDHLGSFPDKLRKTGTSVDINGTTIRVKASDKLKPVSIKTEIYPGFPTDLQAQWATMMTQADGNSKVTDTVYFDRFSYVPELVRLGADMEVEKNTVKISGKTPLTGASVMSTDLRASVSLVLAALVAENTSEVLRIYHLDRGYESLEDKLTAVGANIKRVEET, translated from the coding sequence TTGGATAAATTTATTATTAAAGGCGGCACCCCCTTAAAAGGCACTATTCCCATCAGCGGTTCAAAAAATGCCGCGCTTCCCCTTATGGCTGCCTCTTTGCTCGGTAATTCGCCTTCTGTTATCCAGAATATCCCAAAGCTCAAGGATATTTATACTTTCAATAATGTTATTCGGGTTGTAGGGGCACATGTTGATTTTAAGGAAGATGAAAATACACTGGTTATCGATCCTACCCATATAAACCATCTCGAAGCTCCGTATGACCTCGTTCGTAAAATGCGTGCTTCATTTTATATGCTGGGAGCATTGGTCGGTAAACACGGCTTTGCCAAAGTTTCTCTGCCGGGCGGTTGTGCCTGGGGACCCCGGCCGGTTGACTTACACCTGAAAGGCATGGAAGCGATGGGCATCGATATCTCCCTGGAAAAAGGCTATGTAATTGCTAAAGCAGGTGATAAAGTTGAAGGCGGTTCATTCAAGCTGGAACCAAGTAGCGTAGGTGCCACCGTAAATTTGGTATTGGCTTCGGTGTTGAAAGCAGAAAAATTTACTATAAAAAATGCCGCTAAAGAGCCCGACGTAGTTCAGCTTTGTAATTTCCTGGTTGAAATGGGCGCTAATATCCAGGGAATAGGCACAGATACCCTCACAATAAAGGCGGTGGATGAGCTTCAGGGAATTAAAGTGTCCAATGATCCCGACCGTATTGAATTAGGTACATTCATGATCGCGGGAGCAATGTTTCCCGGTTCAGACCTCACCCTCAACGGCTGTAATCCTGATCACTTGGGGAGTTTTCCTGACAAACTCCGGAAGACCGGAACTTCTGTAGATATCAATGGAACTACCATTCGTGTTAAGGCATCGGATAAACTAAAGCCGGTTTCCATTAAAACTGAGATCTACCCGGGTTTCCCTACTGATTTACAAGCTCAATGGGCTACAATGATGACTCAGGCTGATGGAAATTCCAAAGTAACTGATACCGTCTATTTTGACCGGTTCAGTTATGTTCCCGAATTGGTTCGGTTAGGAGCCGATATGGAAGTAGAGAAAAACACAGTCAAAATTTCTGGAAAAACCCCGCTTACAGGGGCATCAGTGATGAGTACCGACCTTCGGGCCAGTGTAAGTTTGGTACTGGCGGCTTTAGTTGCTGAAAATACCTCTGAAGTACTGAGAATTTATCACCTCGACCGTGGCTATGAATCTCTGGAAGACAAACTTACTGCCGTTGGAGCCAATATCAAACGGGTTGAAGAAACATAA
- a CDS encoding acetyl-CoA carboxylase biotin carboxyl carrier protein subunit, giving the protein MKFQATIGENEHNVELSPKDGAFKTEDHNGNYTFEYVNGRHILRIGTKTYKIDNVHKNGSSIEFTMNGVWHSVEVKDEQELLLDRLGFKTGAAAAEGMLKAPMPGKILEIMVSEGDKVEQDQPLAILEAMKMENELKAPISGTIATISAEVGQSLEKNSPILEIETIG; this is encoded by the coding sequence ATGAAATTCCAGGCAACTATTGGTGAAAATGAACACAATGTAGAACTGTCTCCTAAAGATGGAGCCTTTAAAACGGAAGACCATAATGGAAATTATACTTTTGAGTATGTCAATGGCCGACATATCCTTCGCATTGGAACAAAAACCTACAAAATTGATAACGTACATAAGAATGGTTCTTCTATTGAATTTACCATGAATGGTGTATGGCATTCGGTTGAAGTAAAGGACGAACAGGAATTACTTCTCGACCGGCTTGGGTTTAAAACCGGGGCCGCGGCTGCCGAAGGGATGCTAAAAGCACCAATGCCCGGAAAAATTCTGGAGATCATGGTTTCTGAAGGGGATAAAGTTGAACAAGATCAACCTTTAGCAATTCTCGAAGCCATGAAAATGGAGAATGAATTGAAAGCCCCGATTAGCGGAACCATTGCTACTATCTCGGCGGAAGTCGGACAATCATTAGAAAAAAATTCACCTATACTGGAGATCGAAACCATTGGATAA
- a CDS encoding DUF3109 family protein, giving the protein MFKVKNTILSDDIATAKFACDLPRCKGACCVVGDAGAPVSKEEIPVLHKAYKFLKDELMPEAVEVAERDGVVIGSAKAGYEIATVNTDECIFVKYDDNEVAYCSIQKAYYEGRFNWEKPISCHLFPVRLKHIAGFDYANFEYVPKLCSVACEKGENEDIYLAEFLKKPLVRRYGPEWFAQFIDSCREIRQRKKDASK; this is encoded by the coding sequence ATGTTCAAAGTAAAAAATACAATTCTTTCTGATGATATTGCTACAGCCAAGTTTGCCTGCGATTTGCCCCGCTGTAAAGGAGCATGTTGCGTGGTGGGCGATGCCGGAGCGCCCGTTTCAAAAGAAGAGATCCCGGTTTTACATAAAGCATATAAGTTCTTAAAAGACGAGCTAATGCCGGAGGCGGTGGAAGTTGCCGAAAGAGATGGAGTAGTTATTGGCTCAGCTAAAGCGGGTTATGAGATAGCAACAGTAAATACAGATGAATGCATATTTGTGAAGTATGATGATAATGAGGTAGCTTATTGTTCTATTCAAAAAGCATATTATGAGGGAAGGTTTAATTGGGAGAAACCAATAAGTTGCCATCTCTTTCCGGTTCGCCTTAAACACATTGCCGGTTTTGATTATGCCAATTTTGAGTATGTTCCCAAACTTTGTTCCGTGGCTTGTGAAAAAGGTGAAAACGAGGATATTTACCTTGCAGAGTTTTTAAAAAAGCCGTTAGTGAGACGGTATGGCCCGGAGTGGTTTGCACAATTTATCGATTCATGCAGAGAGATTAGACAAAGGAAGAAGGATGCTTCGAAATAG
- the rpoN gene encoding RNA polymerase factor sigma-54 yields the protein MLRNRQNIGQRQQQGLQQKLSPQQLQYIKLLQLPTIGLEQRIKEEIEANPVLEEADPMEGEAVSLSDEETPNEENEEALESLEDHEVDWDEFENNTEYDGENFTPSYNPDLEEWKELPNPYHASLLENLEEQVALLDLTDEEQLVADQILGSLDEDGYFRRETEAVVDNIAFNHGILLDAEKVEEVRRKIQRLEPTGIASKNLQDCLLVQLQTSEKSLAARELAIKIVRDAWKAFEKKHFSKLLQKFGITREELQEAFETIRHMDPRPGSVATDMEETQNYIEPDFEVYWKGAGQGETDRGEFTINLNQRNAPSLRISPEYKQMWEKIKAKKKKNTDAEARSFMKNKIDSAQWFIESIRQRQNTLMNIMKTIVALQEDFFKYGEGIKPMILKDVAERIGMDISTVSRVVNGKYVQTHFGVFELKYFFNEGLETESGEEVSNREVKNYLQTLIDNEDKQKPLSDQELTDLLNKKGYKVARRTVSKYREQLNEPVARMRKQVI from the coding sequence ATGCTTCGAAATAGACAAAATATAGGTCAGAGGCAACAACAAGGGCTTCAGCAGAAGCTTTCGCCACAGCAGTTACAATATATTAAGTTATTACAGCTGCCTACCATCGGGCTTGAACAGCGGATTAAAGAAGAGATTGAAGCAAATCCTGTTTTGGAAGAGGCAGATCCTATGGAGGGTGAAGCCGTAAGCCTGTCAGATGAAGAAACCCCAAATGAAGAAAATGAGGAAGCCTTAGAGAGTCTTGAGGACCATGAGGTTGATTGGGATGAGTTTGAAAACAATACTGAATATGACGGAGAGAATTTTACTCCATCATATAATCCGGATTTAGAAGAATGGAAGGAATTGCCGAATCCATACCATGCTTCGCTTCTTGAAAATCTGGAAGAACAGGTGGCTTTGCTTGATTTAACTGATGAGGAACAGTTAGTAGCCGATCAGATACTGGGGTCTCTTGATGAAGACGGATACTTTAGACGTGAGACGGAAGCTGTGGTTGATAATATTGCATTTAACCACGGTATTTTGCTGGATGCTGAAAAAGTAGAGGAGGTACGCAGAAAAATTCAGCGGTTGGAACCTACGGGGATAGCCTCAAAGAATTTACAAGATTGTCTGCTGGTACAACTACAGACTTCAGAAAAGTCATTAGCAGCTCGCGAACTTGCCATCAAAATTGTAAGGGATGCCTGGAAAGCATTTGAGAAAAAACATTTTAGCAAGTTGCTGCAGAAGTTTGGGATTACCAGAGAAGAGCTGCAGGAAGCCTTCGAGACCATACGCCATATGGATCCAAGGCCCGGCTCAGTAGCAACAGATATGGAAGAGACTCAAAATTATATTGAGCCTGATTTTGAAGTTTATTGGAAAGGGGCAGGACAGGGGGAAACGGACCGGGGAGAATTTACTATCAATCTGAATCAACGAAATGCTCCTTCTCTGCGGATTTCTCCGGAGTACAAACAAATGTGGGAGAAAATAAAAGCCAAGAAAAAGAAAAACACAGATGCAGAAGCGCGTTCTTTTATGAAGAACAAAATAGATTCAGCTCAATGGTTTATTGAATCTATTCGTCAGCGGCAAAATACGCTTATGAATATTATGAAGACGATTGTAGCTCTTCAGGAAGATTTTTTTAAATATGGGGAAGGCATAAAGCCAATGATTCTTAAAGATGTGGCTGAGCGAATTGGAATGGATATCTCTACCGTATCGAGAGTGGTGAATGGTAAGTATGTGCAAACTCATTTTGGTGTTTTTGAGCTGAAGTATTTTTTTAATGAAGGATTGGAAACGGAAAGCGGGGAAGAGGTATCTAACCGCGAGGTTAAGAATTACCTTCAAACCTTGATTGACAATGAAGACAAACAAAAGCCTTTAAGCGATCAGGAGCTTACAGATTTATTAAATAAAAAAGGATATAAGGTTGCCCGTCGAACGGTGAGTAAATATCGCGAACAACTGAACGAGCCGGTAGCCCGAATGCGAAAGCAGGTCATTTGA
- a CDS encoding SPOR domain-containing protein, producing MLKSWLTSISSLLVIVVLCLGFQSTALQAQNNNSNDIEVYLDFRHRGIINSVVISYYKNDEFFLPVSELFSLFQIDHTVNGLVIDGKFGVEQISYQINFETNRIRFGDTSIPLTTDDYLIKEIDSYLRADVFHEAFGLDFTIDFNNLSLNLETERELPAVEQAIRNQRRRLADENRFQQERYELRYDRERPFLDGGFVDYNLSANMNSNQNVYNFNTNLGLQVYGGDLQGSIFGSYSENFTNFATNNLRWRYMYRDQPWLTKLTIGQTTTDGFARNAYTGVRLSNEPIEPRRLFDEFEVQGNTIPQSEVELYLNNALIDFQQADELGNYRFLTPITYGSSQLDLKIYGPTGQIIERSNRIQVPFTFQPSGVFNYTINAGKLDNPIFGETSQDLTAQGTGAYGITDWLTAKVGVEYYQGYHESLPTFTSSLSSRIMTNYILTLEAATDVYYRGLLNVIYPNSASFSFDYTDFTEGFSIYNPSNDDKRMVASIFYPFNFGGLPFNLRASTFSRIRPNASSTTFRVDANSRIGKLNLRLGYSDRYVGRVDLLNPTNIAYLETSATYNITRNRNLPVYLRGAFLRGQARYQPTFNRFESAEILISQNVFDQGQLQLSFGRNFTGNYNSLRFSLIVDFNKVRTSSTYSNIRSSGNFTQNVRGSIGYDTNYNNTIFTSREQVGRSGTAIQLYVDNNSNGIFDNDDQTIEENAVRVQRSGATSVLKNGVLYLTQMQPYFYYNMELNKSVIKNPMLVPEFEKFGLITDPNRFKKVEIPFYMSGVIEGLVAQQLLNGDTRGVAGLRVLLTQTNGDFDKEMRTFSDGSFYNYEVPPGRYRVEVDSSQLDILQSKSIPESIEFEVEPIAEGDFVEGLQILLVPANLDPEQLQQITEAEETPDTPEQVIESPQTEAIADTELPDSTDQGQVTETVAPDSIAAVDPETITQALTDTTQITEAERDETTPRQTAEDSDDTPIDPPVIVIPSIPVPTITLPALTDVQPDSAELVSPDSLEDLTLAPDSSVVDSSFITQEENIPGDIDSLIAEDKTEALQDSLQLAKLNTLPEDSVILIEQDTTQTLAFAQDSTVADTSIASPADEPIAIAESDTTQIIETEEDLDETDQRQDDEDPEVPPSDPPIITIPAIPVPNITPPVLTEARLDSSLLTDPDFTENITLSPDSSVVDSVTMVHDEPITENIPTGADSVITENETDPAITDTVKTIDPDPIKDTIADSTQIVAADQKQGIDDPKDVPEGNITITPPAVPIPSVPDSVADKQAAITRPGPLEFESVPKVFSSTADIEELSPGRCIYGIQFASYFTEARANILSKQIEDNYLTFIIYNEPYQLHAVREIRYQSLNNAGSAAKKINSDDYFDAAVISQCYADLDFNPETPEYYIEIEQLSNPAEANQLIDKLNSSYGANAKLMSTNQQDLHIVALGPFDTKNQAARKLSGFSEVPDIANSVITRVSPPAKVINVSFEFMLLIKSFDTIEAANTYAQEIESRLGENLKVLIDENKSSFIVVSKTFESWSNIQNLKERYNNVDDFDDPVILMIEKKN from the coding sequence GTGCTCAAAAGTTGGCTAACTTCAATTTCATCCTTATTAGTAATTGTTGTTTTATGCCTTGGGTTTCAGTCAACTGCACTTCAAGCACAGAATAATAATTCCAATGATATAGAAGTATATCTCGATTTTCGTCATCGGGGTATTATTAATTCTGTGGTCATTTCCTATTATAAAAATGACGAATTCTTCCTCCCTGTTTCCGAGCTATTCTCTTTATTCCAAATAGACCATACCGTTAACGGCTTAGTCATTGACGGTAAATTCGGAGTTGAACAAATTTCATATCAGATCAACTTTGAGACTAATCGAATACGGTTTGGAGACACCAGTATACCGTTAACCACTGATGATTACCTGATAAAGGAAATTGATTCCTACCTTCGTGCAGATGTTTTTCACGAAGCTTTCGGCCTCGACTTCACCATCGATTTCAATAACCTCAGCCTTAACCTGGAAACGGAGCGGGAGCTGCCTGCAGTAGAGCAAGCCATAAGAAATCAACGCAGGCGACTGGCCGATGAGAATAGATTTCAGCAAGAGAGATATGAGTTGAGATATGACCGGGAGCGCCCCTTCCTTGATGGTGGATTTGTGGACTATAATTTATCCGCAAACATGAACTCTAATCAAAACGTCTATAATTTTAACACTAACCTTGGACTTCAGGTGTATGGCGGAGACCTGCAAGGATCTATATTTGGCAGTTATTCGGAAAATTTCACCAATTTTGCCACAAACAACCTTCGCTGGCGATATATGTACAGAGACCAGCCATGGCTTACTAAGCTAACCATTGGGCAGACCACAACAGATGGTTTTGCGCGAAATGCATACACCGGGGTTCGGCTTTCAAACGAACCTATCGAACCCCGTAGATTATTTGATGAATTTGAGGTTCAGGGAAATACGATTCCGCAATCGGAAGTTGAACTGTATTTGAATAATGCGTTGATCGATTTCCAGCAAGCAGATGAATTAGGAAACTATCGATTTTTAACCCCCATTACCTACGGCTCTTCTCAGCTTGATTTGAAGATATACGGGCCTACCGGACAAATCATAGAACGTTCAAACAGGATTCAGGTTCCTTTTACCTTTCAACCCTCCGGTGTATTTAACTATACTATAAATGCCGGAAAATTGGATAACCCCATATTCGGCGAAACTTCTCAGGATTTAACGGCTCAAGGTACGGGGGCATATGGTATCACCGATTGGCTGACGGCCAAAGTCGGGGTAGAGTATTACCAGGGATATCACGAATCCCTGCCTACCTTCACCTCTTCCCTGTCGTCCCGAATTATGACGAACTACATTTTAACCTTAGAAGCAGCAACAGATGTTTACTACCGTGGACTCCTAAATGTAATTTACCCCAACTCAGCCAGCTTTAGTTTCGATTATACTGATTTTACAGAAGGGTTTAGCATATACAATCCTTCAAATGATGATAAACGCATGGTGGCCAGTATATTTTATCCATTCAATTTTGGGGGACTTCCATTTAATCTAAGAGCATCCACATTTTCAAGAATCAGACCAAACGCCAGTTCCACCACTTTCCGGGTAGATGCTAATTCCCGTATAGGCAAGCTAAACTTAAGGTTAGGGTACAGCGATAGATACGTCGGCCGGGTAGATCTCCTTAATCCCACAAATATCGCTTACCTTGAAACTTCAGCAACTTATAATATTACTCGTAATAGAAATCTTCCTGTTTATTTAAGAGGGGCATTCCTTAGAGGTCAAGCTCGCTATCAGCCAACATTTAATCGATTTGAGTCGGCTGAAATATTAATTTCTCAAAATGTATTTGATCAAGGGCAATTACAACTTTCATTTGGACGTAACTTTACTGGAAACTATAACAGTCTAAGGTTTAGCCTGATTGTTGATTTCAATAAAGTCCGCACCAGCTCTACCTATAGTAATATTAGAAGCAGCGGTAACTTCACTCAAAACGTGCGGGGTTCTATTGGTTATGACACCAATTATAATAATACCATTTTCACCAGCAGGGAACAGGTGGGAAGATCAGGGACAGCGATTCAGCTTTATGTGGATAATAATTCTAATGGCATATTTGACAATGATGATCAAACTATAGAAGAAAATGCCGTCCGGGTCCAACGATCGGGTGCTACCAGTGTCCTTAAAAACGGGGTGCTTTACTTAACGCAAATGCAGCCTTATTTCTATTATAACATGGAATTGAATAAATCTGTTATCAAAAACCCCATGTTAGTTCCGGAATTCGAAAAATTTGGGTTGATCACGGACCCAAATCGCTTCAAAAAAGTGGAAATCCCCTTTTACATGTCCGGGGTTATTGAAGGATTGGTAGCACAACAGCTTTTAAATGGAGATACAAGAGGAGTTGCCGGGTTGAGAGTTTTGTTAACCCAAACCAACGGTGATTTTGATAAGGAAATGAGAACTTTCTCTGATGGAAGTTTCTATAATTACGAAGTGCCGCCGGGAAGATACAGGGTTGAAGTAGATTCATCACAGCTTGACATACTTCAAAGCAAAAGTATTCCTGAAAGCATTGAATTTGAGGTTGAACCCATTGCTGAAGGAGATTTTGTGGAAGGACTTCAGATACTGTTAGTACCGGCCAATCTGGACCCCGAACAACTTCAACAAATAACTGAAGCTGAAGAGACTCCGGATACTCCGGAGCAAGTAATTGAATCTCCTCAAACCGAAGCTATAGCAGATACAGAATTACCGGATAGCACCGATCAAGGTCAAGTTACAGAAACAGTAGCTCCGGATAGCATTGCTGCAGTTGATCCAGAAACCATCACACAAGCCCTTACCGATACCACCCAAATTACTGAAGCCGAAAGAGATGAGACAACCCCAAGACAAACTGCTGAAGACTCTGATGACACTCCGATCGATCCTCCTGTAATTGTTATCCCTAGTATTCCTGTCCCAACTATTACCCTTCCTGCCCTCACAGATGTGCAACCGGATTCTGCCGAGTTGGTAAGCCCGGATTCGTTAGAAGACCTTACTTTAGCTCCTGACAGCAGCGTGGTTGATTCCTCCTTTATTACTCAGGAAGAAAATATTCCCGGTGATATTGATTCTTTGATTGCAGAGGATAAAACAGAAGCTTTGCAGGACAGCCTTCAGCTTGCAAAACTAAATACCTTGCCGGAAGACTCGGTAATTCTCATTGAACAAGATACAACTCAGACTCTTGCTTTTGCGCAAGACAGCACTGTAGCCGACACATCTATCGCTTCACCGGCCGATGAGCCTATAGCTATTGCCGAAAGCGACACTACTCAAATTATCGAAACAGAAGAAGACCTTGATGAGACAGATCAACGACAAGATGATGAAGATCCTGAAGTGCCCCCCTCTGATCCCCCCATCATTACCATTCCGGCCATCCCTGTCCCGAATATAACACCACCTGTTCTTACAGAAGCCCGATTAGATTCATCCCTCTTAACAGATCCGGATTTTACGGAAAACATTACTTTATCCCCTGATAGCAGTGTGGTTGATTCAGTTACAATGGTCCACGATGAGCCTATTACAGAGAACATTCCGACAGGTGCTGATTCGGTAATCACCGAAAATGAAACAGACCCTGCTATTACTGATACAGTAAAAACAATTGATCCTGACCCAATTAAAGACACAATTGCAGACAGTACTCAAATTGTGGCCGCTGACCAAAAGCAGGGAATTGACGACCCCAAGGATGTGCCGGAAGGAAATATTACCATCACACCACCGGCCGTTCCAATACCTTCAGTGCCTGATTCAGTCGCAGATAAACAGGCAGCTATAACAAGGCCCGGGCCACTGGAATTTGAATCCGTACCCAAAGTTTTCAGCTCTACGGCAGATATTGAGGAATTAAGTCCGGGTAGGTGTATTTATGGAATTCAATTTGCCTCTTATTTTACCGAAGCAAGAGCAAACATACTGTCCAAACAAATTGAGGATAATTATCTAACCTTTATCATCTATAACGAACCTTACCAACTCCACGCCGTTCGGGAAATCAGGTATCAAAGTTTAAACAATGCCGGTTCAGCTGCCAAAAAAATAAATTCCGATGATTATTTTGACGCAGCCGTTATTAGTCAGTGCTATGCTGACCTGGATTTTAATCCTGAAACTCCTGAATATTATATAGAGATTGAACAGCTAAGCAACCCTGCTGAAGCCAACCAACTTATTGATAAGCTTAACTCCAGTTATGGAGCTAACGCCAAGCTTATGTCAACAAATCAGCAAGATTTACATATTGTGGCATTAGGCCCATTTGATACCAAAAATCAGGCTGCCCGAAAACTTTCCGGGTTTAGCGAAGTTCCGGATATTGCCAATTCAGTGATCACACGAGTTTCTCCGCCTGCAAAAGTTATAAATGTAAGCTTTGAATTTATGCTGCTGATCAAAAGCTTTGACACCATTGAAGCAGCCAATACTTATGCTCAGGAAATTGAATCCCGCTTAGGAGAAAACCTAAAAGTATTGATCGATGAGAATAAATCTTCGTTTATAGTGGTAAGCAAAACATTCGAAAGCTGGAGTAACATTCAAAATCTAAAAGAAAGGTATAATAATGTTGACGATTTTGATGATCCTGTTATTCTTATGATAGAAAAGAAAAATTAA